In the genome of Arachis stenosperma cultivar V10309 chromosome 6, arast.V10309.gnm1.PFL2, whole genome shotgun sequence, the window CACACTTAAATCAACCATTGGCATATGTAAAGTTGCATTGGTTAGGTTAGAAGTAGTAAATGAAACATGCATTTTTTGAAACTTTAGTGATGATTTCACTGGAATTAATCATGTTGGATAATCTTTAATATACATATACTTAAATTTGGGTGCTTTAATATATGTTATTGATGAAgcattttgaatttaaatcctTGGTCGCACATTCTCTGGCTGTGGCGAGCATAAGGGGTATGGCGTCTAGGAACTTCACTTTTGTAACGATCTGCTGCCATTGTTGACACTCTGTTGGTCTTTTCTTGTGTTTGATTTCTTGTGTTCCGAAAAAATCCATCTCTATCCCAGCTAACTTCATAATCAGCCTTTAATCGCGATCCTTTCTGTCAATAAACAAGAAATTCTACTGTCACTCATCACATAAACATATCTAAGTTTCCAATTTCCATCATGTATAATTCACGAATTGAAGCAAGAGTGAGGCGGCTTTATACTTCCAGATTAAGCAATTGCCATAACACTTCTGACCACAGTCATTGACAGCAAAATGAACGGATCACCTTACTATAGATATCCAAAACAGAAATAGTGACAAGTGACAATAAAGATGTGAATTGCAGTGTAGTAAGAAACTATGCTTATTTCACAGTGGAGTTACCAAACATAAGTCAGAAACAAGCCAATACCTTTTGCAATGAGCGACCACATAGAACTCTCAATGCATCATGGAAGTCTCTATATTTTTCAAACTGAACCACAATCTTACAGTAAAGGCCTGAAACCAGGTCTCCGTTGTCTTCATTTGCATCCTTACCTGGATCATCGTCCTCAGCAACATTAAGATTCCTATTAAATGTAAGTtacagaacaagaaaattatGTACACCCATAGTAAGGTGAAATATGATAATTCTCATATAAGTATCAGTATAGGGTGAATATAACAACATTTAACAATAAGTACAGCAAATTAAGAAGGTTCATTGTACTGCTTAAAAAGGtgaaagaaacaaaataatCGAAGCAAAAAATATAGCCTTCACCTCCAACCTaattatgattaaaaatatttgttccttgaaaaataaaatcattGAAAATCAAATACAAGATAAAAACAATCAATTCCTGCAAGAACCTTATCTTGCCAAATGTTGAGAAGATGGTATGTGTGACTAGCATGGAAGGCTTAGAAGAAACTCTAGGCTCAGCAAACCATCGTGAGGGCACACCCCTCAAAATAATCGTATCTGGATCACGCTTCCCTCTATAGTACCCTGCAGAAAGATCAAACCTTTACacctaattaaaaatacaatccaACCCTTCCCTTTCAAATCACATcaagaaaaaaccaaaaatcaGACCCAAAAAAAGAAGCAGCTCAAATTAGTTCCCAAAAATGA includes:
- the LOC130934904 gene encoding uncharacterized protein LOC130934904 codes for the protein MSLLLNIYDFNDQQSQHSLAIPEDDLGVKRVKDLKKRKREEPVASGTLRIWNLEFIEEEDEEGEGAVEKRVWEWRKRLVEKMNGIELNLEGVKFKLDVAVPVSDDFEAMKKDWEQFFAFDTRGYYRGKRDPDTIILRGVPSRWFAEPRVSSKPSMLVTHTIFSTFGKIRNLNVAEDDDPGKDANEDNGDLVSGLYCKIVVQFEKYRDFHDALRVLCGRSLQKKGSRLKADYEVSWDRDGFFRNTRNQTQEKTNRVSTMAADRYKSEVPRRHTPYARHSQRMCDQGFKFKMLHQ